A stretch of the Rosa rugosa chromosome 5, drRosRugo1.1, whole genome shotgun sequence genome encodes the following:
- the LOC133710713 gene encoding F-box protein FBW2-like, with translation MDTQRRWDELNPDCLLNVFRRLGMEELLYDVPFVCKSWHRASHNPSCWQSLIFPDIDHNAVDEDENIKYDASSADNESKPQSFGAFYDRFMHEYQIDSGRFSIGGIIKVVIKRSNGLPTVLKLPQNSTEEVLTSVSDVCPGLKFLSLSCDYKFSILSKYSLAVQELITNCTNLETLSLESSCHRYRNQRFNHVALLVQISIHCKNVVDLRVSNSQICKYGTFSIATLLPKIKYLSFRKCDIDQKDLISLLLRCKELVLLDMRDCVGFKVDDEISKLASHISTFVY, from the exons ATGGATACACAACGACGATGGGACGAGTTAAACCCTGACTGTTTACTAAACGTGTTTAGAAGACTTGGAATGGAGGAACTGCTCTATGATGTCCCATTCGTGTGCAAGTCATGGCATAGAGCAAGCCACAATCCATCATGTTGGCAATCTCTCATTTTTCCAGACATTGATCATAATGCTGTTGACGAAGATGAGAATATCAAATATGATGCTTCCTCTGCGGACAATGAGTCCAAACCTCAGAGTTTTGGTGCTTTCTATGACAGATTCATGCATGAATATCAAATTGACAGCGGTCGTTTCTCAATCGGTGGTATTATAAAGGTTGTCATCAAGCGCAGCAACGGACTTCCTACCGTTCTTAAGCTACCTCAAAACTCCACAGAAGAAGTTCTTACGTCTGTTTCAGATGT GTGTCCTGGACTTAAGTTTTTGTCTCTATCGTGTGACTACAAGTTCTCAATCCTTTCAAAGTACTCCCTCGCAGTTCAGGAACTGATTACGAATTGTACAAATTTGGAGACATTGTCATTGGAAAGCAGCTGCCACCGCTACCGCAACCAGAGATTTAATCATGTTGCACTCCTGGTACAGATCAGCATTCACTGCAAGAATGTTGTAGATTTGCGCGTGTCGAATTCCCAGATATGTAAATATGGGACATTCTCGATTGCCACCTTGCTGCCTAAAATAAAGTACTTGAGCTTTAGGAAGTGTGACATTGATCAAAAAGATCTCATCAGCTTACTGCTGAGGTGCAAAGAGCTAGTGCTTTTGGATATGAGAGATTGTGTAGGTTTTAAGGTTGACGATGAAATATCTAAGCTTGCTTCTCATATTAGCACATTTGTGTATTAA
- the LOC133713026 gene encoding glycine-rich protein 23-like: protein MRVNISAGCVVVALLCVFLVSDSVVGDEDPKVKDDKHLFFKRPVPHFVKGGGLGGGIGGEGGLGHGIYRKGFKHGRFPRGGLGGGLGGSGGLGGGAGGGLGGGGGLGGGGGLGGGAGGGLGGGGGAGGGLGGGAGGGLGGGAGGGLGGGGGLGHGGGLGGRGGLGHGGGLGGGGGLGHGGGAGAGGGAGGGGGLGGGAGGGGAGGGFGGGAGGGAGGGVGGGAGGGGGFGGGGGVGGGAGAGGGFGAGGGVGGGGGGGFGGGGGGGFGAGAGAGFGGGAGFGGGGGH from the coding sequence ATGAGGGTCAACATTTCAGCTGGCTGTGTTGTGGTGGCTCTCCTGTGTGTGTTTCTTGTGAGCGATTCGGTTGTGGGTGATGAAGATCCTAAGGTTAAGGACGATAAACACTTGTTTTTTAAGCGCCCAGTCCCGCATTTTGTTAAGGGAGGAGGCCTAGGTGGAGGCATTGGTGGAGAAGGTGGCCTAGGGCATGGGATTTATAGGAAGGGGTTTAAGCATGGAAGATTTCCTCGAGGTGGACTTGGCGGCGGTCTAGGAGGCTCAGGTGGGCTTGGCGGTGGCGCAGGAGGTGGGTTAGGAGGTGGCGGTGGCCTTGGAGGAGGGGGTGGTCTAGGGGGAGGTGCTGGAGGTGGGTTGGGAGGCGGTGGAGGTGCAGGAGGCGGTTTAGGCGGAGGAGCTGGAGGTGGTTTAGGCGGAGGTGCTGGTGGAGGTTTAGGCGGCGGAGGTGGACTTGGCCACGGTGGGGGTCTAGGTGGCAGAGGTGGACTTGGACATGGTGGGGGTCTAGGTGGAGGAGGTGGACTTGGCCACGGTGGCGGTGCTGGAGCCGGTGGTGGAGCTGGAGGAGGTGGTGGCCTTGGCGGTGGAGCTGGAGGAGGTGGTGCAGGTGGAGGCTTTGGCGGTGGTGCAGGTGGCGGGGCTGGAGGAGGTGTTGGAGGTGGTGCTGGTGGAGGGGGTGGGTTTGGGGGTGGTggaggagttggtggtggagCCGGTGCTGGAGGAGGGTTTGGAGCTGGTGGTGGAGTAGGGGGCGGAGGAGGTGGTGGGTTTGGTGGAGGTGGCGGAGGTGGTTTTGGTGCTGGTGCTGGGGCTGGCTTCGGTGGTGGAGCTGGATTCGGAGGTGGCGGCGGTCACTAG